One genomic segment of Actinoplanes ianthinogenes includes these proteins:
- the ribH gene encoding 6,7-dimethyl-8-ribityllumazine synthase produces MAGFGDPHTQPVDAAGLRLGIVGSRWHNDLVDHMIDRARAAAEACGVTDLVVARVAGSVELPVVAQALAKRCDAVVALGVVIKGETQHFEYVCDAVTAGLTRVALDEQTPVAHGVLTVHSLGQARDRAGLEDSIEDKGWQSTVAVLDAALAIREIQKD; encoded by the coding sequence ATGGCCGGCTTCGGTGATCCGCACACACAGCCCGTCGATGCGGCCGGGCTGCGGCTCGGCATCGTCGGTTCGCGCTGGCACAACGACCTGGTCGACCACATGATCGACCGGGCCCGGGCGGCCGCCGAGGCGTGCGGCGTCACGGACCTCGTCGTGGCCCGGGTGGCCGGCTCGGTCGAGCTGCCCGTGGTCGCCCAGGCGCTGGCGAAACGCTGCGACGCCGTGGTCGCCCTCGGCGTGGTGATCAAGGGCGAGACGCAGCACTTCGAGTATGTCTGCGACGCCGTCACGGCCGGCCTGACCCGGGTCGCGCTGGACGAGCAGACCCCGGTCGCGCACGGCGTGCTCACGGTGCACAGCCTCGGCCAGGCCCGGGACCGGGCCGGCCTGGAGGACTCGATCGAGGACAAGGGCTGGCAGAGCACGGTCGCCGTGCTCGACGCCGCGCTCGCCATCCGTGAGATCCAAAAGGACTAG
- a CDS encoding amino acid ABC transporter ATP-binding protein, with protein MLLSCRNVRKVFTGHVVLDDLSLDVGEHEVVALIGASGSGKSTLLRCVNLLTEIDDGTIHLDGEEITDPRINPDLVRQKIGLVFQSYNLFPHMTVLDNITLAPTRVHKRAAAEARDTAMAWLSRVGLADKATAYPDRLSGGQQQRVAIVRALVNSPRLLLLDEVTSALDPELVGEVLAMIRDLKGEGMTMVLATHEMGFAKQVADRVAFLEAGRVLEQGPPEQVLGDPVEARTRQFLTRIIEAGRL; from the coding sequence GTGCTGCTCTCCTGCCGGAACGTCCGCAAGGTCTTCACCGGCCACGTGGTCCTGGACGACCTCAGCCTGGACGTCGGCGAGCACGAGGTGGTGGCGCTGATCGGCGCCTCCGGCTCGGGCAAGTCGACGCTGCTGCGCTGCGTGAACCTGCTCACCGAGATCGACGACGGGACGATCCACCTGGACGGCGAGGAGATCACCGATCCGCGGATCAACCCCGATCTGGTACGACAGAAGATCGGCCTGGTCTTCCAGAGCTACAACCTGTTCCCGCACATGACCGTGCTGGACAACATCACCCTGGCCCCGACGAGGGTGCACAAGCGGGCGGCCGCCGAGGCCCGCGACACGGCGATGGCCTGGCTGAGCCGGGTTGGGCTGGCCGACAAGGCCACCGCGTATCCGGACCGGCTCTCCGGCGGCCAGCAGCAGCGGGTGGCGATCGTCCGGGCGCTGGTCAACAGCCCGCGGCTGCTGCTGCTCGACGAGGTCACCTCGGCACTCGACCCGGAGCTGGTCGGCGAGGTGCTCGCCATGATCCGTGACCTCAAGGGCGAGGGCATGACCATGGTGCTGGCCACCCACGAGATGGGTTTCGCCAAGCAGGTGGCCGACCGGGTGGCGTTCCTGGAAGCCGGCCGGGTCCTCGAACAGGGGCCGCCCGAGCAGGTGCTGGGCGACCCCGTCGAAGCGCGGACCAGGCAGTTCCTGACCCGCATCATCGAAGCCGGTCGGCTCTAG
- a CDS encoding bifunctional 3,4-dihydroxy-2-butanone-4-phosphate synthase/GTP cyclohydrolase II, protein MSESIERAIAEIKAGRPVIVVDDEDRENEGDLIFAAEYATPELVAFMVRYTSGYICVAIPEAEADRLDLPPMVQTNQDNLKTAYAVTVDARHGVTTGISAADRAHTIRLLSSASSGPADFNRPGHIVPLRAKPGGVLRRPGHTEAAVDLAVLAGGRAAGVLCEMVNDDGTMQRRPDLEKFAVEHDLVLITIADLVAYLGDRAEKQVERVVETALPTEHGVFTAVGYRTAADDGEHVALVYGDLSDGEDVLVRVHSECLTGDVFGSRRCDCGPQLDAALEKVAAAGRGVVLYMRGHEGRGIGLLHKLQAYQLQDRGFDTVDANLELGLPADARDYGTGAQILYDLGVRSMRLLTNNPAKRAGLEGYGLRVTGREELPVRLHPENVRYLRTKRDRMGHLFEALG, encoded by the coding sequence ATGTCTGAGAGCATCGAGCGCGCGATCGCCGAGATCAAGGCCGGCCGGCCGGTGATCGTGGTGGACGACGAGGACCGGGAGAACGAGGGCGACCTCATCTTCGCGGCCGAGTACGCCACCCCGGAGCTGGTCGCCTTCATGGTCCGCTACACCTCGGGCTACATCTGCGTGGCGATCCCGGAGGCCGAGGCCGACCGGCTCGACCTGCCCCCGATGGTGCAGACGAATCAGGACAACCTCAAAACCGCCTATGCCGTGACCGTCGACGCGCGGCACGGCGTGACCACCGGCATCTCGGCGGCTGACCGGGCGCACACCATCCGGCTGCTCTCATCGGCCTCCAGCGGGCCGGCCGACTTCAACCGGCCGGGCCACATCGTGCCGCTGCGCGCCAAGCCGGGTGGCGTGCTGCGCCGGCCCGGGCACACCGAGGCCGCGGTCGACCTGGCCGTGCTCGCCGGTGGCCGGGCGGCCGGGGTCCTCTGCGAGATGGTCAACGACGACGGCACCATGCAGCGCCGCCCCGACCTGGAGAAATTCGCGGTCGAGCACGACCTGGTCCTGATCACCATCGCCGACCTGGTGGCCTACCTGGGCGATCGTGCGGAGAAGCAGGTCGAGCGGGTGGTGGAGACCGCGCTCCCCACCGAGCACGGCGTCTTCACCGCGGTGGGTTACCGCACCGCGGCGGACGACGGCGAGCACGTCGCGCTGGTCTACGGCGACCTGAGCGACGGCGAGGACGTGCTGGTCCGGGTGCACTCCGAGTGCCTGACCGGGGACGTCTTCGGCTCCCGGCGCTGCGACTGCGGCCCGCAGCTGGACGCCGCCCTGGAAAAGGTGGCCGCCGCCGGGCGCGGGGTGGTGCTCTACATGCGCGGGCACGAGGGGCGGGGCATCGGCCTGCTGCACAAGCTTCAGGCGTACCAGTTGCAGGACCGCGGGTTCGACACGGTCGACGCGAACCTGGAGCTCGGCCTGCCGGCCGACGCCCGCGACTACGGCACCGGCGCGCAGATCCTCTACGACCTCGGCGTGCGCTCGATGCGCCTGCTCACCAACAACCCGGCCAAGCGGGCCGGGCTGGAGGGCTACGGCCTGCGGGTCACCGGCCGCGAGGAACTGCCGGTCCGCCTGCACCCGGAGAATGTCCGATACCTGCGGACCAAGCGGGACCGGATGGGGCACCTGTTCGAGGCGTTGGGCTGA